A section of the Flavobacterium sp. CG_23.5 genome encodes:
- a CDS encoding glycoside hydrolase family 65 protein, translating to MISNFKVLFLLVLAGPVVFGQAKSDEWHLYANSRSNYYGVAMANGQIGIVTDDTPLKTKEIILNGVYDGSPENGISRIVRGIEFLNLHLTINNQMIKSDNIDNWSQVVSMKEGTSTTSFSFKDLANINYTILANRAVPYSAMAIVEITPSKDIEIIANNYMTVPEELKGAKSQFRVLKDNQYLMPVFGTTAKTLTGKYTVSASTTFLFDGQSETLKQTGNEVGFTKKLLKGQKYRFAIAGGICTSKDITDPLNESERQPIYALQQGIDNLLNRHRQAWGELWNTGDIQIEGDLDAQQRVRFALYNLYSFIRPETRQSIAPMGLSSQGYNGHIFWDSELWMYPTLLALQPDMAKSCLDYRSDRLQKAKQKATIYGYKGAMYPWESDDTGEEATPTWALTGIFEQHITADVSIAFWNYYALTQDKSWLKKEWAVLKETADFWVSRVVKNQDGSFSILNVVGADEYAQHVDDNAFTNASAIESLKNTIKAAKILNEPINPKWAEVSEKLAIHKENGITQNYKGYKGQMIKQADVNLLAYPLHVITDKAQIEKDLEYYAGKIDPKDGPAMASGVLSVLYARLGDKEKAYNYFVKSYLPNSRPPFGVFSESANSNNPYFATGAGAMLQAVIYGFGGVEQTDQGLKYNKGLLPKKWKSLKIIGIGVDNKTITIE from the coding sequence ATGATTTCAAATTTTAAAGTTTTGTTCTTGCTAGTTTTAGCAGGCCCAGTTGTTTTTGGACAAGCAAAATCTGATGAATGGCATCTGTATGCAAATTCCAGATCGAATTATTATGGAGTTGCTATGGCAAATGGTCAAATAGGAATTGTTACAGATGATACACCTTTAAAAACAAAAGAAATTATCCTTAATGGTGTGTACGACGGAAGCCCTGAAAATGGTATCAGTAGAATTGTTCGAGGTATAGAATTTTTGAATCTACATTTGACGATAAATAATCAAATGATAAAATCAGACAATATAGATAATTGGAGTCAAGTGGTTTCAATGAAAGAGGGGACGAGTACCACTTCATTTTCGTTCAAAGATTTGGCAAATATAAACTATACGATATTAGCGAACAGGGCGGTTCCTTATTCGGCTATGGCGATTGTAGAAATTACACCTAGTAAAGACATCGAAATTATCGCCAATAATTACATGACTGTTCCCGAAGAATTGAAAGGAGCAAAGAGTCAATTTCGAGTATTAAAAGACAATCAATATTTGATGCCAGTTTTTGGAACAACAGCTAAAACTTTAACCGGGAAATATACGGTTTCAGCATCTACAACATTTCTATTTGATGGACAAAGCGAAACTTTAAAACAAACCGGAAATGAAGTTGGCTTTACTAAAAAACTCTTAAAAGGGCAAAAATATAGATTTGCCATTGCGGGTGGAATTTGTACCTCTAAAGACATTACGGATCCGTTAAACGAGTCCGAAAGACAGCCTATCTATGCGCTGCAACAAGGAATCGATAATTTGCTGAATCGCCATAGACAAGCATGGGGCGAATTATGGAATACAGGCGATATTCAAATCGAAGGGGATTTAGATGCACAACAACGCGTTCGTTTTGCTTTGTACAATTTATATTCCTTCATCCGTCCTGAAACCAGACAAAGCATTGCTCCAATGGGATTATCTTCTCAAGGCTATAATGGACATATTTTTTGGGATTCAGAACTTTGGATGTATCCTACGCTTTTAGCTTTACAACCAGATATGGCTAAGTCTTGCTTAGATTATCGTTCAGATCGTTTGCAAAAAGCCAAACAAAAAGCAACAATTTATGGCTATAAAGGCGCAATGTATCCTTGGGAATCTGATGATACTGGCGAGGAAGCTACACCTACATGGGCTTTGACAGGAATTTTTGAACAACACATTACAGCCGACGTATCTATTGCATTTTGGAACTATTACGCTTTAACTCAAGATAAATCTTGGTTGAAAAAAGAATGGGCCGTTTTGAAAGAAACTGCAGATTTTTGGGTAAGTCGAGTAGTTAAAAACCAAGATGGAAGTTTTTCTATATTGAATGTAGTTGGGGCTGATGAATATGCGCAACATGTTGATGATAATGCTTTTACAAATGCTTCTGCTATTGAATCTTTAAAAAATACTATTAAAGCTGCGAAAATCTTAAATGAACCAATTAATCCCAAGTGGGCGGAAGTGTCAGAAAAATTAGCAATTCATAAAGAAAATGGAATAACCCAGAATTATAAAGGATACAAAGGACAGATGATAAAGCAAGCCGATGTGAATTTATTAGCATACCCTTTACATGTTATTACAGATAAAGCGCAAATTGAAAAAGATCTAGAATATTATGCGGGGAAAATTGATCCAAAAGATGGTCCGGCTATGGCTTCTGGAGTTTTATCTGTTTTATACGCGCGATTGGGTGATAAAGAAAAAGCATATAACTATTTTGTAAAATCCTATTTACCTAACAGTCGCCCTCCTTTTGGTGTGTTTTCTGAATCGGCAAATAGTAATAATCCTTATTTTGCAACAGGCGCCGGTGCTATGCTTCAAGCTGTAATTTATGGTTTTGGAGGTGTGGAACAAACAGATCAAGGATTGAAATACAACAAGGGACTTTTACCAAAAAAATGGAAGTCTTTAAAAATTATAGGAATTGGAGTTGATAATAAAACAATAACAATAGAATAA